The Humulus lupulus chromosome 4, drHumLupu1.1, whole genome shotgun sequence genome has a window encoding:
- the LOC133831243 gene encoding uncharacterized protein LOC133831243, translated as MGEKKGHKSEKHEQKTFGQEKDEKEFQKGKEDNNKKADKVVETLKTTCLEGGDNTNIKANERKEIKEKKKHKEEKKKKEGIDGISSLGENCEDDKIDGRGLNKNFQDTSAVSSKVQQVEKKKKKKKKEGVDGISSLGENVEDELVKVQECNKNRQDIAEVNGEMERSEKKKKKRDRADGISSLGENVENCEVDELVKGKGYNKSCQDTSVVDMKAEHAEKKKKRKREMDDGDNVVKNIKTDVQNLSKKKRKRDNVSDSMEEAIADNLGTEDKMHDVFHASEDGKRGKSTKCGQGDCKEDDFRKDKKKKKVEAEKQVSDERGHKRKPRTNKDSETAETSENPTPQVKSKRVTFSDHVEVYSPSDSPSIQSKQAGGLVQGKRFTPEEDEMVKAAVLGYIAERDLGDEGLDMVLNCKSHPEVKNCWKTIALALPWRPRYSVYYRAHMIFERSEIHKWTPEEYEYVLNFHKEHGADWKKLSKHLKKHRLHVKDTFRRIKFTGVNKGRWSQDEYAKLFDLVNMDLRLRASEEKKVKHGMLRDNICWEAISQKLSTRHNVGCCSKWYKQLTSPMVVEGLWDDTDDYRLLDTLSDLDAACIEDVDWDNLLEHRTGDICRKRWSQMVKHIGDHVNKPFSEQVEVLSKRYSVDVLAAREEYDSKEPVDC; from the coding sequence ATGGGAGAGAAGAAAGGGCATAAAAGTGAGAAGCACGAGCAGAAAACATTTGGGCAGGAAAAGGATGAGAAGGAATTTCAGAAAGGTAAGGAGGATAATAATAAGAAAGCTGATAAAGTTGTGGAAACTTTAAAAACAACTTGCTTAGAAGGCGGAGACAATACAAATATAAAAGCAAATGAACGAAAGGAaataaaagagaagaaaaaacacaaggaggagaagaaaaagaaagagggaATTGATGGCATATCATCTTTGGGTGAGAATTGTGAGGATGACAAAATTGATGGGCGTGGACTCAACAAAAATTTCCAAGACACTTCTGCAGTGAGTAGCAAGGTACAGCAGgttgaaaagaaaaagaagaagaagaaaaaggaaggagTTGATGGAATATCCTCATTGGGCGAGAATGTTGAGGATGAGTTAGTCAAGGTGCAAGAATGCAACAAGAATCGTCAAGACATAGCTGAAGTGAATGGCGAGATGGAACGatctgaaaagaaaaagaagaagagagacaGAGCTGATGGAATATCCTCTTTGGGTGAAAATGTTGAGAATTGTGAAGTGGATGAGTTAGTTAAAGGGAAAGGATACAACAAGAGTTGCCAAGACACCTCTGTAGTGGATATGAAGGCAGAACATgctgaaaagaaaaagaaaagaaaaagggaaatggATGACGGTGACAATGTGGTAAAAAACATTAAGACAGATGTACAAAACCTctcaaaaaagaaaaggaagagggACAATGTGTCTGATTCCATGGAGGAAGCTATTGCTGACAATCTGGGTACTGAAGATAAAATGcatgatgtttttcatgctaGTGAGGATGGGAAGAGGGGCAAGTCAACCAAATGTGGTCAAGGAGATTGTAAAGAAGATGATTTCAGGAaagacaagaagaagaagaaagtggaGGCAGAAAAACAAGTTTCAGATGAAAGAGGTCACAAGCGAAAGCCAAGAACAAATAAAGATAGTGAGACTGCTGAGACATCTGAAAATCCTACACCACAAGTAAAATCTAAGAGAGTTACTTTTTCTGATCATGTGGAGGTTTATTCACCATCTGATAGTCCAAGTATACAGAGTAAGCAAGCAGGAGGCCTAGTACAAGGTAAGCGGTTTACACCAGAAGAAGATGAGATGGTCAAAGCGGCAGTTTTGGGATACATAGCAGAGCGTGACTTAGGTGATGAAGGTTTAGACATGGTTCTCAATTGCAAATCACATCCTGAAGTTAAAAATTGCTGGAAGACAATAGCCTTAGCTCTACCTTGGAGACCACGTTACAGTGTGTATTATCGAGCCCACATGATTTTTGAAAGGAGTGAGATTCACAAATGGACTCCCGAAGAGTACGAGTATGTTTTAAATTTTCACAAAGAACATGGAGCAGATTGGAAGAAGCTGTCTAAACATTTAAAGAAACATAGATTACATGTCAAAGATACATTTCGTAGAATTAAATTCACCGGAGTGAACAAAGGGCGTTGGAGCCAAGATGAGTATGCAAAACTATTTGATTTAGTCAACATGGACCTACGTTTGAGGGCATCTGAAGAAAAGAAAGTTAAGCATGGTATGTTGCGGGATAATATTTGTTGGGAAGCAATTAGCCAGAAGTTGTCCACCAGACACAATGTCGGATGCTGCTCAAAATGGTACAAACAATTAACATCACCAATGGTAGTTGAAGGGTTATGGGATGACACCGATGACTACCGCCTGCTTGATACTCTTAGCGACTTGGATGCTGCCTGCATAGAAGATGTGGACTGGGATAATTTGCTTGAGCATAGGACAGGGGATATATGTCGAAAGCGATGGAGTCAAATGGTGAAACATATCGGTGACCATGTGAACAAGCCATTCTCTGAACAAGTTGAAGTTCTATCAAAGCGATATTCTGTTGATGTCCTTGCTGCAAGGGAGGAATATGATAGCAAAGAACCCGTTGACTGTTAA